From a single Papaver somniferum cultivar HN1 unplaced genomic scaffold, ASM357369v1 unplaced-scaffold_19, whole genome shotgun sequence genomic region:
- the LOC113338697 gene encoding protein DETOXIFICATION 44, chloroplastic-like yields the protein MVSSLSQPFFSSSILHQHQNRCYLCNITAPTVKKLTPRKNLDSSICTQSVSRCLPPKNSNSSLETPTEETKPQNLREQVKYSNPGSSARSLIHRLRNEFSSGGLGWEVLSIALPAALALAADPITSLVDTAFVGRLGSVELAAVGVSISVFNLVSKLLNVPLLNITTSFVAEEQALASESNINSLKNGIGTNSASVLQESIGEKQNKKLLPAVSTSLALAAGIGIAEAIALSFGSGFLMNIMGIPVDSPMHAPAEQFLTLRAIGAPPIVIALAAQGAFRGLIDTKTPLYAVSAGNLLNAILDPILIFSCGLGISGAAISTVLSEYLIAFVLLWNLNSRVILVPPNIVVVGVTRYLKSGGLLIGRTIAVLVTLTLATSAAAREGPIIMAGYQISLEVWMALSLLNDALALAGQALLASSYSQGNYERARDVIYRSLQIGLGTGVVLAIVLFAGFDSFSSLFSTDPAVLEIASSSLWFVAGTQPLNAVAFVLDGLYYGVSDFAYAAYSMALIGLVSSLFILVSVPVYGLAGVWMGLFLFMILRVFAGIWRLGSKSGPWKTVWSQIEQKSN from the exons ATGGTGTCTTCTCTTTCACAACCATTTTTTAGTTCTTCAATCCTGCATCAACATCAAAATCGATGTTACTTATGCAACATAACGGCTCCAACCGTAAAAAAATTAACACCCAGAAAAAACTTGGATTCGTCCATTTGTACTCAATCTGTCTCAAGATGTTTACCTCCAAAGAACTCTAATAGTTCGTTAGAAACTCCAACTGAAGAAACAAAACCTCAGAATTTACGGGAACAAGTGAAATATTCAAATCCCGGCAGTTCAGCTCGTAGCCTTATTCATCGATTGAG GAATGAATTCAGCAGCGGTGGACTTGGATGGGAGGTGTTGTCTATCGCCCTTCCTGCTGCATTGGCTCTAGCTGCTGACCCAATTACCTCACTCGTGGATACTGCATTTGTTGGTCGTCTAG gcTCAGTTGAATTGGCTGCTGTTGGGGTGTCAATTTCAGTATTCAATTTGGTGTCAAAATTGCTGAATGTTCCACTTCTTAACATTACAACATCTTTCGTTGCTGAAGAACAAGCACTCGCTTCCGAAAGCAATATTAACAGTTTAAAAAATGGTATAG GTACCAATTCTGCATCTGTGCTTCAAGAGTCTATTGGCGAGAAGCAAAACAAGAAACTCCTTCCTGCAGTTTCAACCTCTCTGGCTTTGGCGGCTGGCATTGGCATTGCAGAAGCTATTGCTTTATCCTTTGGTTCCGGATTCCTAATGAATATCATGGGTATACCTGTT GATTCACCAATGCACGCACCAGCTGAGCAATTCCTCACTCTGAGGGCTATTGGTGCTCCACCAATAGTAATTGCTCTTGCCGCACAAGGAGCTTTTCGTGGACTTATAGATACAAAGACACCTCTCTATGCCGTAA GTGCTGGGAACTTGCTGAATGCAATACTGGACCcgattttgatattttcttgtgGACTGGGCATCAGTGGAGCTGCCATTTCTACGGTGCTTTCTGA ATATTTGATTGCATTTGTTCTTCTCTGGAATTTAAATTCAAGAGTAATACTTGTCCCTCCAAATATTGTTGTCGTGGGAGTTACTCGATATCTTAAATCTG GCGGTCTTTTAATTGGCAGAACCATAGCAGTACTTGTTACTTTGACTCTAGCAACATCAGCTGCTGCACGTGAGGGTCCCATAATTATGGCTGGTTATCAAATTTCTTTGGAAGTTTGGATGGCACTTTCTCTGCTTAATGATGCTTTGGCACTAGCTGGTCAG GCTCTTCTCGCTAGTTCTTATTCTCAAGGGAATTACGAACGGGCACGTGATGTAATTTACCGAAGCTTACAG ATTGGCTTAGGAACTGGAGTCGTTTTGGCTATTGTCTTGTTCGCTGGTTTTGACTCGTTTTCTAGCTTATTTAGTACGGATCCCGCTGTCTTGGAGATTGCCTCATCAAGTCTCTGG TTCGTTGCTGGAACTCAGCCACTGAATGCTGTTGCATTTGTTCTTGATGGACTCTATTATGGGGTTTCAGACTTTGCATATGCAGCATACTCCATG GCTTTGATTGGACTGGTTTCATCATTGTTCATACTGGTGTCTGTTCCGGTGTATGGTTTAGCTGGAGTTTGGATGGGATTATTTCTTTTCATGATCTTACGAGTATTTGCTGGGATTTGGAG ACTGGGAAGCAAGAGTGGACCGTGGAAAACTGTTTGGTCTCagatagagcagaaaagtaactGA
- the LOC113338698 gene encoding probable phosphopantothenoylcysteine decarboxylase, which yields MDFEEPMVSEQEVVNDNLGPRKPRVLIAASGSVAAIKFGHLLHSFSDWAEIKAVVTKSSLHFIDKASIPKGVVIYTDEEEWSSWKKIGDNVLHIELRKWTDVMVIAPLSANTLGKIAGGLCDNLLTCVVRAWDFSKPLFVAPAMNTYMWNNPFTQRHLDTISELGISVVHPITKRLACGDYGNGAMAEPSVIYSTVMLSVDSQAQANGNVVTQ from the coding sequence ATGGATTTTGAGGAGCCTATGGTTTCAGAACAGGAAGTGGTAAATGACAATTTAGGGCCAAGGAAACCTCGAGTTCTCATTGCTGCTAGTGGAAGTGTAGCTGCTATAAAATTTGGCCATCTCTTGCATAGCTTCTCAGACTGGGCTGAAATCAAAGCAGTTGTTACCAAATCATCTTTGCATTTCATTGACAAAGCATCAATTCCAAAGGGTGTTGTTATCTATACTGATGAGGAAGAATGGTCAAGTTGGAAGAAAATTGGGGACAATGTACTTCACATTGAGCTTCGCAAATGGACAGATGTAATGGTTATTGCTCCATTGTCAGCAAATACACTTGGAAAGATTGCTGGGGGATTATGTGATAACCTGCTGACTTGTGTTGTTCGAGCTTGGGATTTTAGCAAGCCATTGTTTGTTGCACCTGCAATGAATACCTATATGTGGAACAACCCTTTTACGCAACGACATCTTGATACAATCAGTGAATTGGGTATATCTGTAGTTCATCCCATCACAAAAAGATTGGCTTGTGGAGATTATGGAAATGGTGCAATGGCAGAACCTTCTGTCATCTACTCTACGGTGATGCTCTCTGTTGATTCCCAAGCACAAGCAAATGGTAACGTTGTTACACAATAG